The genomic region CTGCAGCTCATCCCGCCCACCGCCGACCGGCTGGTCGCTGTGAACGGCGTGCCCTCCCCGCTCGCGCGGCGGCTCGGCGATCCCGAGGTGAGCGTCGGGCTCGGCGCGTCCTACCTCGGGCTCCTGCAGTCGCGCTTCGCCGACCCCGCGGTGGTCCTCGCGGCCTACAACGCCGGTCCCGGCGCCGCCGCCGGCTGGGCCGCGGCCCGGGCCGGGATGCCCCTCGACGAATGGGTGGAGGCGATCCCCTACCGCGAGACGCGCCACTACGTGAAGACGGTGCTCGCCGACGCGGCCCTGTACCGCGCGCTCTGGGGAGGCGCCCCCGTCCCGCTCGACCCGGCGCGCCCGGTCCCGGCCCCGGTCGAGGGCGTCGGGTTCTAGCGCTTCACCGCCCCGAGCGCCGCCTCGATGGCCGCGCCCATCTTGCGCAGCACGTGCGGGGTCACCCCGGGCACGCGCGCCAGATCCTCGGGGCCGCGCGGCAGCCGGCGGGCGATCTCGAGCATCGCCGACTCGGCCATGACCTTGAACGGGGGCCGGTCCGCGGCGCTGGCGCGCTCCTCGCGCGCCACGTAGAGCGCCCGGAGCACCTGCCGCCCCTCCGGGCCGAGCTCCCGGCTGCCCTTGAGCTTGCGCCAGCCCTCCGGGTCGAAGACCTTCGGTCGCGGCTCCACGGCGGCGATCCGGTCGAACTCGCGCCGCGCCTCCTCGAGGAGCCCGCGCTCGGCCAGCTCCGCCGAGAGCTCGGCGTGCAGCTCGAGCAGGTAGTGGGTGTCCAGGGCGGCGTAGCGCAGCTGCTCGGCGGTGAGCGGCCGGCGCCCCCAGTCGGAGCGCTGGTGCTCCTTGGCGAGCCGCTCGCCGAAGCGCGCCTCGACGAGGGCCGAGAGCGACAGCCCCGGGCGGCCGAGGCGGCGCGCCGCCGCCATGGTGTCGAAGAGGCGCGGGAACTTCCAGCCGTACTCGCGCTTCAGGCAGCGGACGTCGTAGTCGGCGCCGTGCAGCACCAGCTCCCGCCCGTCGCAGAGCACCTCGCCGAGCGGCGACGGATCGACCGCCAGGGGATCGAGGATGTAGTCGGCGTCGCGGGTGGAGAGCTGGAGGAGGCAGACGCGCTCCCGGTAGGCGTGGAAGCTGTTCGACTCGGTGTCGAACGCCACCACCGGCTCGGCGCGCAGCTTGTCGGCGAGGGCGCGGAGCGCGCCCGGCTCGGAGACGAGCGCGGGGGCGCCCTTCGCGTGGGTCTTCATCGGAGGGATTGTAACCCGCGCGCGCCCCGGTCCGGGTGGTAGAACCACGCCATGGCGCCCCCGGACGCTCCGCCCACAGGCAGCCCACCCGGCGCGCGGCTGCGCGGCTGGGCGGTCCTCGCCTGGGCGGCGCTCTCGATGGCCGCGCTGTTCCTCGCCTCCCTGCCGGCGATGCTCGCGACCGGGCGCCCCGACCTCTCCCTGTGGTTCGCGCGCCGGGTCTGGTCCCCGTCCTCCCTCCGCCTCGCGGGCGTGCGGCTCGCGCTGCGG from Anaeromyxobacter paludicola harbors:
- a CDS encoding ribonuclease D, which translates into the protein MKTHAKGAPALVSEPGALRALADKLRAEPVVAFDTESNSFHAYRERVCLLQLSTRDADYILDPLAVDPSPLGEVLCDGRELVLHGADYDVRCLKREYGWKFPRLFDTMAAARRLGRPGLSLSALVEARFGERLAKEHQRSDWGRRPLTAEQLRYAALDTHYLLELHAELSAELAERGLLEEARREFDRIAAVEPRPKVFDPEGWRKLKGSRELGPEGRQVLRALYVAREERASAADRPPFKVMAESAMLEIARRLPRGPEDLARVPGVTPHVLRKMGAAIEAALGAVKR